A stretch of the Aminipila terrae genome encodes the following:
- a CDS encoding ATP-binding domain-containing protein: MDDYLTHMAENIFTPCDYSFGRFSVTSNWIKSRFGAYHRYPVKSRLQMICDDIRQHFKTDNFMDEPLPKSSDVLKSLNKMLKFKNTLALYKDFYKKSGISDKFLMPSAKTLEWCDVYPFMYFHASFHGLEENKDIHHLIVDEMQDYTPVQYKVINILYTCQKTILGDFGQFINPNHFNTLKDLRQLYEDAEYVELNKSYRSTYEIITFAGRIQNIPSLEPTPRHGKMPKLILCSTREEELNQICKVLDGFYESKNTTLGIILKTDNIAETYYDALSKDYDLHLISSDSSSFVNGISVTSIQMSKGLEFDQVIIPQVNCETYFTQWDRSLLYIACTRAMHQLSLTYTGELTPLIDAVNCFDRIN; encoded by the coding sequence ATGGATGATTACCTTACCCATATGGCTGAAAACATCTTTACTCCTTGTGACTACAGTTTTGGAAGATTCTCTGTCACATCTAATTGGATAAAATCCCGCTTTGGTGCTTACCACCGATACCCTGTTAAGAGCCGCCTTCAGATGATTTGCGATGATATCCGCCAGCACTTTAAAACAGATAACTTCATGGACGAACCTCTGCCCAAATCCAGCGATGTCTTAAAAAGCCTGAATAAGATGCTGAAGTTTAAAAATACACTGGCACTTTATAAAGACTTTTACAAAAAATCAGGGATATCTGATAAATTTTTAATGCCCTCAGCCAAAACTCTGGAATGGTGTGATGTTTATCCATTTATGTATTTTCATGCCTCTTTCCATGGTCTGGAAGAAAATAAGGACATACACCACTTAATTGTTGATGAAATGCAGGATTATACCCCAGTGCAATATAAGGTAATCAATATCCTTTATACCTGTCAGAAAACAATTCTTGGTGACTTTGGGCAATTTATCAATCCAAACCATTTCAATACACTGAAAGATTTACGTCAGCTATATGAAGATGCGGAATATGTAGAATTAAATAAAAGTTATCGCTCAACATATGAAATCATAACATTTGCAGGGCGCATTCAAAATATTCCTTCATTGGAACCAACCCCACGACATGGAAAGATGCCCAAACTGATACTTTGCAGTACCAGAGAAGAAGAGCTTAACCAAATATGCAAGGTATTGGATGGATTTTATGAAAGTAAAAATACCACACTTGGAATTATTTTAAAAACAGATAATATAGCTGAAACCTATTATGATGCTCTGTCAAAAGATTATGATTTGCATTTAATTTCCTCGGACAGTTCATCTTTTGTAAACGGCATATCCGTGACTTCCATTCAAATGTCAAAAGGATTAGAGTTTGACCAGGTTATCATCCCACAGGTTAACTGTGAAACCTATTTCACCCAGTGGGACCGCAGTCTGCTTTACATTGCCTGTACTCGTGCCATGCATCAGCTGTCTTTAACCTATACAGGGGAGTTAACCCCACTGATTGATGCTGTCAACTGCTTTGATAGGATAAATTAA
- a CDS encoding HelD family protein — protein sequence MTDKNNTPKEMCIFPDEIEHLHRICVMLDEAIKQASDSVERLDNEYMDTKRYMVQYGGEIDPHEMFQNELALKQIDNRGVFACEVRSKLIKMQDSPYFARMDFQRTNMKTPDTIYIGRFSFSHEDELLISDWRSPVASMFYDFEVGPAGYTAPSGRIEGELQRKRQFKIKNGKMEYALESSINIQDDILQRELSSTSDEKMKSIITTIQREQNQVIRNDKSKTLLIQGVAGSGKTSIALHRIAYLLYRFKSRLTSKNIAILSPNKVFGDYISSVLPELGEEPVYEISFKEIAASILHGIIQFEPDKNPLDTEDPCGQTESVLNLHWILSP from the coding sequence ATGACAGATAAAAATAACACACCTAAAGAAATGTGCATTTTTCCGGATGAAATTGAGCACCTGCACAGGATTTGCGTCATGCTTGATGAGGCTATAAAACAGGCAAGTGATTCGGTGGAACGATTAGACAACGAATATATGGATACCAAGCGTTACATGGTACAGTATGGTGGTGAAATTGACCCCCATGAAATGTTCCAGAATGAACTGGCTTTAAAACAAATTGATAATCGGGGAGTCTTTGCATGTGAAGTTCGCAGTAAACTTATTAAAATGCAGGACTCCCCTTATTTTGCCCGTATGGACTTTCAGCGAACAAATATGAAAACGCCGGATACCATTTACATTGGCAGGTTTTCCTTCAGCCATGAGGATGAGTTGCTTATATCTGACTGGCGGTCACCGGTTGCAAGCATGTTTTATGATTTTGAAGTGGGGCCAGCAGGATACACGGCTCCCTCTGGACGGATTGAAGGGGAACTCCAGCGCAAACGGCAGTTTAAAATAAAAAATGGTAAGATGGAATATGCGTTGGAAAGTTCCATTAATATTCAAGATGACATCTTGCAGCGTGAATTAAGTTCCACTTCAGATGAAAAGATGAAATCAATCATTACAACCATTCAGAGAGAACAAAACCAGGTAATTCGGAATGATAAATCCAAAACCCTTCTGATTCAGGGCGTTGCAGGTTCCGGAAAGACATCCATTGCACTCCATCGGATTGCCTATCTGCTCTACCGGTTTAAGAGCAGGTTAACATCTAAAAATATTGCCATTTTATCGCCAAACAAAGTATTCGGTGATTATATTTCCAGTGTTCTCCCGGAATTGGGTGAAGAACCTGTTTATGAAATAAGTTTTAAAGAGATTGCTGCTTCCATATTGCATGGAATTATTCAGTTTGAACCGGACAAAAACCCTTTAGATACAGAGGACCCCTGTGGGCAGACCGAGTCCGTTTTAAATCTACATTGGATTTTGTCTCCCTGA